Below is a window of Salvelinus alpinus chromosome 5, SLU_Salpinus.1, whole genome shotgun sequence DNA.
ATCAAACATGGTGTCTGCCTCGTCCACCACCATGAACCTCAGCTCCCCCAGGTCTAGGTAGCGTCTCCGCAGGGCCTTGACGAgggcaccaggtgtggccaccaACACATCCGGGGGACCCTTGGTGAAGGCCAGCTTGATGTTGCCCACACCTCTCCCACCTCCCACTGTCTTCACCATCAGCCTGAATGGGCCACACAGGCTCCTGGCCACAGCTGAGACCTGGTCAGCAAGTTCTCTAGAGGGGACAATGATAACAGAGCGAATCCTGGGTGTGGTCTCTATAGACTCGGAATCTGCTGCTTTCTCAGCCTGTAGTTTGTGAATGACAGGCAACAGGTAGCTCAGGGTTTTGCCGCTACCCGTCTCAGCTGCGCACAGGATGTTGTAGCCTTTCAGGAGCTTGGGGATGGTTTGTAGTTGAACGGTTGTAGGGCGAGTTATGTTGTCCTTGCCCAAAGCCTCCACTAAGTCTGGGCAGAGGTGAAGGTTGTGAAATGTAATAGGTTTACTCTTCTCTTTGAGTTTGTCACCCTCCTCATCCTGGATTTCAGTGACAAAGGGTGGAGTGCGCTGAGTGTTGTTAACTGTGAAGTAGTCACCAAATGATTTGTTTTGTTTCCATCCTTTGGAGGAGAGATGGGGCTGCTCAAATTTCCCAAGTGTGTAGCCTGCGGACTGATTCAGTTCTGGGTTCTTGCTTTTGATTAGGAGCTTGCCAGCCTTGATGATGTTGACTTTGTTCTTGCCTCTCACCTGCTTCACATTTTCTACCTGCTCCTGCATGTGTCTGGGAATACGAATGACCACAGGCTGTGCTGTGGTTGACATGGGATGGACACCACAGGCTGAACTGATTGTACCATGAATACATGCTAGTGCTCTGAAATGACCCGAGGACGAGTAGTTGTGTTTTGATATCAACGTAAACAACACTGAGTAGCCGACCTTCACAGACTGCATTCTGATGGTAAGTTAGATagcttactagctagctaacgttaggtaggAGGAATCAGCTGGTGCACGTCTTCACAAATAGACAATACCGTTTCTGTTGTATTTCATTATAGTGTATAATTTATCAAATGCTTCCGAGAACAAGATACATTTGATTATATACGTTTTTACAGGACTGTATTTTTCGTTCAATTTCAAACATTTAATTGTACATGCGTCGGTGGCGAATAATGATGACGTCGATCTGTCGCAAGAGATGACGCCTTCCTTATTGAATAGAACGGGTAGCCCAGATAGAAATCTAATATATATAATGgacatttcaacaacaacaaaaatgctcTCCAGTTGTTGTTTTTATGACATTTTCCTGTTTAGAAAGTATGTTAGATGTAATATACATTATGGAACGTTTTTAATAGTACGTGTCGGCTACCTGTGTAGTATTCGAATGGAACAGGGTAACATTTGTGGGCCACCTTCCATCCACAGTGGAATCAGTCTTATATTTCTGTGTTGTGTTAATGTATTATTGTACTTGAGTACAACTTGAGTTTGGCTGTGTGGATTGGAGACAGCCAGCCAAGTCATTATTGTGTTTCAATACTGGGTTAATTGTTAAATTAAATTATGCATGTATCTGTCTTAAGACCATTTTGATATTGATCCTTACTAGTATTGTTAAACTTtgctgtgtatgtatgtgtggtaGACTAGTTTGATGTGCTTCTATGATACATGTTACATGCTACATACATGTCTATGATACATGTACTAAATCATTATTGTAGACTATTGTACTGAAGAGCCACTGACAACCTGTGGACCTTTTTTGACATTCTAAATCCCCAGCCCATACCTGTTTGAACTATTTTATAATAATTTATATTAAAATCGATATTTTGCGATAACCTCATGGTGTCTTCCAGGACCAGTGCCCATTCAGGTCTTCTTTGACACTGCTGACCTAAAATAACAGACTTCATCAAATAAAATAGACTTGtacatttatacacacacacaaacaaaaaaaaaGTCATACATTTATTGAACTTCTCTCCACCCTAGATCAAAGCCAATGTGATGGTACAACCCACATGATGAGCTCATAGCTCTATTCACCCTGGACCTGATGATGAGGATTGCCTCTGATGATCTCTGTGGTTCAGTAATTACTGATCTGTCACCAGTATTGATCCCTCACCAGGCACAGTTCCCATGCTCTGAATGAACCGGTTGTCTGATTGATTTTCTGAAGCGTCAGAACATCACACATACGCTGCCAGTAATAGGGTGTCTGACTGTGTCACGTGTTGACTGTTGTTTCAAGCATTGGGCAACACCCTGACATTGCTATCCAGAACAGTACTGGTGGCAAAAAGAGGAAAAATAGAAGAGCtttgacagtattagagagaacTACGGGAAAGAAGTGAGCAGTGAGGAGAGGCGAATAATGCTGGGTCTTGAttgattttgttgttgttctttCAGTAAACAGTGGAGGGCAGCCTACATCAATGATGAAAACCAGTAAGTCAAACCTGTAAGCCACAAAACCTGTCTTATGCTCCACTCGATGACTATCCTGTGTATGCATTTTACACTCTTCTTCATAATTTTTGTGCCAATTTCTCAGCCAATTTTTCCAGTACACTTTTGCATTTtttcatagttaaataaaggttcaatttaaaaaaaaatatgaataggcTACATGGTGTCTACATGTagctattttcactattttcagGTGTTCAGTCAAAATGCTTTTCACTGCATTTTATAGCTGCAATATTGATATTATGGGAAAATGATTGGATTTATATAGGACAAGGGTGTTATGTGGCCAAAATAGAGAAATAACATAATTTACTAACCTTGAAGTTCCCTGATGTTATTTCACAAAAGTTATTTTGAAAGTTCAGTTTTAATAAACCAtattcaaaaaatattctaataAGATTTAAAAAGTGAATAACAGATTTAGCTCTTACCTGCCTCACAACCTGTCCAACACTGTAAACACTGACTCAGTAGGATTT
It encodes the following:
- the LOC139575800 gene encoding probable ATP-dependent RNA helicase DDX28 translates to MQSVKVGYSVLFTLISKHNYSSSGHFRALACIHGTISSACGVHPMSTTAQPVVIRIPRHMQEQVENVKQVRGKNKVNIIKAGKLLIKSKNPELNQSAGYTLGKFEQPHLSSKGWKQNKSFGDYFTVNNTQRTPPFVTEIQDEEGDKLKEKSKPITFHNLHLCPDLVEALGKDNITRPTTVQLQTIPKLLKGYNILCAAETGSGKTLSYLLPVIHKLQAEKAADSESIETTPRIRSVIIVPSRELADQVSAVARSLCGPFRLMVKTVGGGRGVGNIKLAFTKGPPDVLVATPGALVKALRRRYLDLGELRFMVVDEADTMFDPSFSGMLESILAHTRVACDPSETRGPGPTRKAQLVVVGATFPGGVGEVLSQVTDLGSMVTIKSKNLHFLMPHVKQTFLKMRGADKLLELHQALKAAEQDKAGVLVFCNRASTVNWLGYSLEDMGLRHVRLQGEMPASLRAGIFHSFQKGQVDVLICTDIASRGLDTQRVCLVVNYDFPESHTDYIHRAGRVGRAGSVEDGEVLSFVTHPWDVELVQKIETAARRRTSLPGMESSIRKPEPKAAEEEEEEGLLY